GTCTCTCGTCTTGTTTCTCTTCTACCAACACAACACCCCCTTTTAACTGAAACTCACATTCTTCTTACCCTTCATTTTAGGCGGATAAACCGGTGTTTCACAGATCCAAGTGTACAAAAATCTTGGTAATTTTATGCTCTTTTGAGTATTTTTTTCTCTTCTACTGACACCCTTTTCTTCTTTTTACATTCCTTGAGTTTTGCATTAAACTACAAAGTCATGTTCATCTGACTTTAGCCTCTGTTCATCAGCTTTGAGTAATACAATTATTGTGGTTCTTGCTTTTGGGGTTGTAGAAATACCTCTATTTACTTAACATAAAATGAGTATCTTCATATTTAATGGTGAAACTTTTCAAATTTTTTTGATACAGAAATTTCCAAAATGTCATTGCTTTTCTTGAGTTTTATGACTGTTTCTTGATTTAAGCATTTTTTTTGTCAACAGGGTGTTGATTGATTTCAGCATTTAACTCAGCTGGGAAATGGTAATCTCTGTGGCCAATTGAATTGAATCTCATTGTTTTAGTATTTTGCTGTGGCAATATGGATAAATAAAGGTTGGTCCTTTTCTTTATTTTCCCTTTCCTTATCATTTTTATTGGTAGTTAACAAATATGTTTGTATAAAGATTGTGTCTTTCTGCTGTTTAACATTGTCAATTTGATGTCTTTTGAGAAATCTTGTTTTCCTTTTCAATTAGTTTTCTCTCCTTTCCAGTTTTAGATTTCCTTTCTCTTTATTATTGGCATTGTTAACAAACATGGCTGTGTAAAGATTGTGTCTTTCTGCTGTTTGTCATCACCACTTTGATGTCTTTACGAAAATCTTGTCTTTCTCTTAGATAGTCTTTCTGTATTTGCATAATATTGGCATGAGATGATTTAAATAGAATAACTTGGTCAGTGAGGATTTATATagccgaccccaacttgtttgCAATTGAGgcgtagtagttgttgttgtttgcCTCGATTGAGTTGATTTTAGGTTTGTGATTTCACTTATTCACTAGTGCATTGCTGATTTTTTCACTTCTTTTGCATCTTTTTATTGTGTGGAAACTTTTGTGATGGCAAACTGACTCCAATTTATAGCTGTTGATTGCCCAAATTTCCTAGTTTTGCTCATCTTTCAATGGTGACAGTTCGAAATAAATAGGTGAAATGTGATTCAACATTCTTTTGTCCTAAATATATCTCATTACTTTGGCAGAAAAACAAGAGTTAAGATGGAGAGTCAGGAGTTTCGGCGGTGGGATGAATTAATTCCTGATGCACTTGGGCTAATATTTAGGAACCTTTCACTTCAAGAGGTATTAACTATAGTTCCAAGGGTTTGCAAATCATGGGGAAAAGCCGCAAGAGGTCCTTATTGTTGGCAAGAGATCGACATTGAGGAATGGAGCAAAAATCTTAGCCCTGATAACCTTGATCGGATGCTTCAATTTCTTATTACAAGAAGCTGTGGTTCTCTCCGTAAGCTTTGTGTTTTTGGTCTCTCCAGGGAATCAAGCTTCACATTCATTGCAAACAAGTTAGTACTTTTTCACCTCTTGACGCTATTTACATCTCTCAGCTACTGCAATAGTCTACAAATCACATATTTTAAGATGCTATACTCAAGTCAAATTGAGTTACTTTGATTGAATTTGAATGTTTTCTTGTTTTGCTTGCTAGTGCCAAATCTTTGCAGATGTTGCGGTTGCCAAAAAGTGATATAGGCGATTCCATCGTGGAACAGGTCGCTGGAATGTTCTCGAACATTACATTTTTGGATGTGAGCTACTGCATAAAAATAGGAGCCAGAGCGCTTGAAGCTATAGGGAAGCAGTGTAGATGTCTAACTGGTTTGCGTCGAACAATGCATCCCCTTGAGGTTATTGACAAGCTTTCCCAAGACGATGAAGCCCTTGCAATAGCTAGTACAATGTCAAAGCTCAAGCAGCTCGAAATTGCTTATATGCTGGTTGGTACAACAAGCATAACCGAGGTCCTTAAAAACTGCAGACATCTTGAGCTGCTCGATGTAAGGGGTTGTTGGAATGTGAACCTTGAAGAAAATTTCGTAAAGAAATTCCATCAGCTAAAGGTGGTCGGTCCCCTTGTCGTAGATTGCTATGATCGAAACGGATGGGACAATTGCTCTGATTATTCAAGTTCTTCAGGCTATGTACCATGGGAATTTGTGGCTGGTGACATGGACGATGACGACTTTGATGGCATGTCCGATGTGTATTGGGAGGAAGATGACCAAAGTATTGAGGACGTCGAAATGTGGTTTTATGATGACTTAAATGCTGTGGACTCTGGATACGATTGGCCGCAATCTCCTTGAGGTTTGCCTGATCAAATTCTACTTATTCAATTTCGACAAGTTCTACATTACTTCTCTCTTCGCTTCTAAATACCTCTACATAAGAAAGTTTGCTTGCTTTCTACAATGTATATGCGAATTATGTGTCTGTGTACCTTCTCCTCTTTCTTCGTTTCTTTTCCTGTTTTATTACTATCCCGATTGTATGTAATTTCTTATTCATAGCAAAGATTTCTATGCTATCAGCTTAATCAATTCAGTCTCTGCAGTTCTTTTTTGGGTTGCCAAGATAGATATTTTGATAATTTACTTGTTTGTCCCTTGCCAAATCGCCATAACCTCAAGCCGTATTATGATTTTTATAACTATAGGAAAGGAGATACAGGGGATATGGTTTCTATTCTATTTTGTGGAAGTATCACCTATACTTTGCTACTCCAAATACTCATTGTCGAAAAGAGCAGAGTTAAGGTAATGAAGAGAGATTGCAATAGGAGTTGATTTTCGTCTAGTTTCACTAACTATGAGGAAAAGGCTTTAGAAGAACAATTGGAAGAGTGAAGTGAAAGCTAGAAGCTAACAAGTTTTATGTGATTTCTTGGATCCTCAAAGAGACACCTAAGGAAAGGTGTGCGAAAGCATTGTCGACCCTGCTTGTCCAGAAGAGAACTGTAGTTAGGGTGGCAAATGGGCGTGTCGGGGTTGGATATGAGCGGGTCGAAAATGGGTGATttaaaaaacggataaattatccgacccgacccgtatttgagacggataaaaaacgggttatccaatggataatatggatattcatattatccataacttcttgaatatgatcacttattGGAGAATTTCTAGTCTTCCAAACTTGAGGAACTTCCAAtatgaggctttacaaatgtaaaagttaaactacTTAAACAcgttagttatccattggttatacatttggttaaccattttctaagtggataatatggttcttatccatattcgacccatttttaaaaagttcattatccaacccattttttaatggataatatgggtggataactattttcttttaaccattttgccacctctAACTGTAGTCCTTGATAACATCTGAGTGATGCAAAGTTATCCGCTATTTGTGCTGGTGAATGGATTAGTCGAGTTGCACGCATTCGTCTCAACACCTCTCTTATTAAAAAGAATGTGAGTAATGCTCGTTGTACTTTGTATCATGTCAATGACTGTTAGAAACCTACTAGTTATGTTTGGCCCGAGCTGCGCCCGGACCCAATTATTAAATTTAAGCTTTTCTTGTTATAGACATATTAGTCAATGTACAAGTTTAAattttatccaaaattatttttcttgcatATGATTTGTTGCATTTTTGCTAAAAATTATATTCTCAGCTCCTCGGTCGTTATTAGTTAAGCAAATTGTAGCATCTTTGAAGATTCTTTTAAGAATTCACTTGTTTTTCCTTTTAAACTATAGAGTAGGATTATGAAATGGTCGACATGATCTAACAAATGAGTTGGAACTGATGAATACAAGACATTTTTCTAATAATCAAGTGTAACTAATTTCTTCTGTAATTTTCTATTGATTTTTTTCATATTAAACCAGATTAAAGATAGTGTTATAATTAGTTCAACTATCTTCCACCATTATCTGCCTCTCTAAGTTGTGTTCTAGAAATGAACATTTATAAATAAGAATTGCTTTTGAGAGTGAAAACATTAAGTTTtccgtggaggacaagatgcgggaggcgAGACTAAGATGATTCGGGCATATGAAGAGGAGAGGTACAGATGCACCAATgagaaggtgtgagaggttggccttggACGGTCAACGGAGAGATAGAGGCAGaccgaagaagtattggggagaggtgattaggcatgaTATTATATTGCTCCAGCTTACTATGGACATGACCATTGATAGGAAGGGGTGGAGGTTAAGAATTGGGATAGAGGGTTAAGTAGCTGAGCTTTGTCATTATTTGTTACAGTAGCTTTAGTACTTCACTCAGTGTCTTTCGTGTATTTTTATATTTCTAGACTTCTGTTATTACTTGCTTCCTTCGTTCGGTTTTCTAATTGCACTACCTAGTGTTAGTTTTGTGTTTTCGCTTCGTTTTTTGATTGGTTTGCTTGTCATTGTCATTACCCCTTTTCTTTATCTTTCCTGAGTCGAGGGTTTACCAGAAACAACATCTCTGTTTTTAAAGGTAGGGATAAGctatgcgtacacactatcctcgtCAGACCTCGCTTGTGGAAAtatactgagtttgttgttgttgttgttgttgcgcCAAGTGCAAATATTTTCCAAATCCTTTCTAACTTTACACTAAGAATTAAACTATAGTATTAATCTGGTGCAAATACCATATGAAGATGAAAATATTTCTGGATTTACCCGTAGTTGCTATACCCCAATTGAAATCCCAAATTTAAAAGGCGAAAATCAGTATTCGCTGATAAAAAATATCAAGCAGAGAGTGAGTCACAAGGTGACTTATCACATCATTGTTAGTCCTAATTAATTTGTTGTATCTTACCGTTTCAACTCTACTTTTATTGACATACAAAACCAGAATTTAGTGCATCTAATTTAATCTAAGTAATTATTTATGACATACATTTTTATATTGGTGATATAATCAAGATATATCTTAtctacatattacgaagttgccaTTATACATTGTCTTCTAAAAAAATCTACGCCTTCTCGATTTATTTTTCGAGTCTACCATAAACTTATCCTTACTTAAACATAAGACAAAAAATAATGAAAAAGAGGATTAAATACAATTATGCACAATAGTAAAAGGAAAAAGAATAGGTTCTACAAAAGGTGTTTAAACTAAATCataagaaaaaattattttttcttcaaaactTTCGAATGCAATTCTCCATTTATAATAGTATAAACTTTTTTATGTAGTCCAGTATAGTCCTAATTACAagaaaagtagtgaaattttgTCATGTTTATTCAATTAATCATGTGTTAGTTATTTATCCATTATTATCCAAATTTCAGTTCAACAGAGATAGTCAAATTTTTCCATGATTATCTAATTACTATATATACTCCATTAGTTACGCTTTCAAGTTTAACTCTACTTATATTGAAATGCCACTTGTATTCTCAAATACTCGGTCAGTACCCCAAATAAATTACGGTTAAGATCtctaattattttatatttttta
This sequence is a window from Nicotiana tomentosiformis chromosome 5, ASM39032v3, whole genome shotgun sequence. Protein-coding genes within it:
- the LOC104104803 gene encoding F-box protein FBW2-like; its protein translation is MESQEFRRWDELIPDALGLIFRNLSLQEVLTIVPRVCKSWGKAARGPYCWQEIDIEEWSKNLSPDNLDRMLQFLITRSCGSLRKLCVFGLSRESSFTFIANNAKSLQMLRLPKSDIGDSIVEQVAGMFSNITFLDVSYCIKIGARALEAIGKQCRCLTGLRRTMHPLEVIDKLSQDDEALAIASTMSKLKQLEIAYMLVGTTSITEVLKNCRHLELLDVRGCWNVNLEENFVKKFHQLKVVGPLVVDCYDRNGWDNCSDYSSSSGYVPWEFVAGDMDDDDFDGMSDVYWEEDDQSIEDVEMWFYDDLNAVDSGYDWPQSP